A single window of Solanum dulcamara chromosome 5, daSolDulc1.2, whole genome shotgun sequence DNA harbors:
- the LOC129888463 gene encoding mitogen-activated protein kinase kinase kinase 20-like has protein sequence MKIVTMDHWKKIYVLGAGSYGRVYYAVHIDPSSSRAYVAAVKCADNSLSGSLQKEAQILTTLKGCPYVVQFFGADVSIDNGNIPIYNLFLEYASGGSLHDLINNSKRGMIKMSELEVSFYTYQILKGIQHVHKKGYVHCDIKPANILVFNNERGGMHKLKLADFGLSLKVGDRMTYMTGIPLSNRGTLLYAPPESLICGIHAKAYDIWSLGCTVVEMITGNRFWIHCDTKDLQWKIMNDEDPEIPSNVSEIARDFLHKCLITDPVRRWTSDQLLDHPFIQQALCTASMSMPETQEVTARVNPFGCQIPIPEKDFINALFKTS, from the coding sequence ATGAAAATAGTTACTATGGATCACTGGAAGAagatttacgttcttggtgctGGCTCTTACGGAAGAGTCTATTATGCGGTCCATATCGATCCTTCTTCGTCACGTGCTTACGTTGCTGCTGTTAAATGTGCTGATAATAGCCTTTCGGGTTCACTCCAAAAAGAAGCGCAAATCTTGACAACTCTCAAAGGTTGTCCTTACGTCGTTCAATTCTTTGGAGCAGACGTTAGCATCGACAATGGTAATATTCCAATTTACAATCTGTTTCTTGAATATGCATCTGGTGGATCACTGCACGATTTGATCAACAATTCCAAGAGAGGAATGATAAAGATGTCTGAATTGGAAGTAAGTTTCTATACATATCAAATCTTAAAGGGTATTCAACATGTTCATAAGAAAGGGTATGTTCATTGTGATATTAAACCCGCTAATATTTTGGTTTTCAATAATGAACGTGGTGGGATGCACAAGTTGAAGTTGGCTGACTTTGGATTGTCGTTGAAAGTTGGTGATAGAATGACATATATGACTGGAATTCCGTTGAGCAATAGAGGAACTCTACTTTACGCACCTCCAGAATCTTTGATATGTGGTATTCATGccaaagcttatgatatatgGTCGCTAGGGTGCACTGTGGTAGAGATGATCACTGGGAATCGCTTTTGGATTCATTGTGACACTAAAGATTTGCAGTGGAAGATTATGAATGATGAAGATCCTGAGATTCCGAGTAATGTTTCTGAGATAGCCAGAGATTTTTTACACAAGTGTTTGATAACGGATCCTGTAAGAAGATGGACATCGGACCAGCTACTCGACCATCCTTTTATTCAGCAAGCTTTATGTACTGCGTCAATGTCTATGCCTGAAACTCAAGAGGTGACAGCAAGGGTTAATCCTTTTGGTTGCCAAATTCCTATTCCTGAGAAGGACTTCATCAATGCACTCTTTAAAACTAGTTAA